In a single window of the Hippoglossus hippoglossus isolate fHipHip1 chromosome 7, fHipHip1.pri, whole genome shotgun sequence genome:
- the LOC117764611 gene encoding L-rhamnose-binding lectin SML-like produces MGRDSSPPSHINTGEAVPVTIIAWTGSSKTMLHFRLSTTLLLATICLFQTTVSTETVITCDNGINVQRLSCDTGVVRVDAALYGRSNRETCSAGRPPPQLVNTGCSQNGTVNVMKNRCDGKKVCEINTNLLRTSDPCYGTYKYLETNYTCVPAISVVACEGSSTHLFCDGGQVIFVIGADYGRHDQTTCSYKRIASQLRNVECSGPTSNVADSCNGKNSCTFHASNSVLGDTCGGTYKYLEVAYLCEYPLYNS; encoded by the exons AT GGGCAGAGACAGTTCTCCACCAAGCCATATAAATACAGGTGAGGCTGTCCCAGTCACCATCATTGCTTGGACGGGATCTTCCAAAACCATGCTCCACTTCAGACTCAGCACCACACTGT TGCTGGCAACAATATGTTTGTTCCAGACAACAG TCTCCACAGAGACAGTCATCACCTGTGACAATGGCATTAATGTCCAACGCTTGAGCTGTG ACACCGGAGTGGTCCGTGTGGACGCAGCCCTGTACGGACGTTCAAACAGGGAGACCTGCAGTGCGGGCAGACCTCCGCCACAACTTGTCAATACAGGTTGTTCTCAAAATGGCACTGTGAATGTCATGAAGAATAG GTGTGATGGCAAGAAGGTGTGTGAGATAAACACAAATTTGCTCCGTACCTCTGATCCCTGCTATGGAACCTACAAGTATCTGGAGACCAACTACACCTGTGTCCCAGCAA TTAGCGTTGTTGCATGTGAGGGGTCTTCGACACATTTGTTCTGTG ATGGAGGGCAGGTTATATTTGTGATAGGAGCTGACTACGGACGCCATGACCAGACTACCTGCTCCTATAAACGGATTGCCTCTCAACTTAGGAATGTTGAATGCTCCGGGCCCACGAGCAACGTGGCTGACAG CTGCAATGGGAAAAACAGCTGTACTTTCCATGCAAGCAACAGCGTGCTTGGAGACACATGTGGAGGCACTTACAAGTACCTGGAGGTGGCTTACCTGTGTGAAT atCCCTTGTACAACTCCTGA
- the lrrc47 gene encoding leucine-rich repeat-containing protein 47, with product MDDMETWPEIEKAATERRRELVLQGAGVDTRISSHGGLTSSIYSLTLLNYLEVSQCPSLTEIHEDIRRLTNLQSLILCRNKLASFPEVISLLGSLKVLDLSVNNLQVLPEGITQLSELNTLNVSCNSLEVLPDGLSRCTKLSTINVSKNRITRFPADLYSERLDLLSSLVASDNAIEELSGDVHKLSALKVLDLSGNKLKEIPSDLSDCPKLKEINFKGNKLNDKRLEKMVNGCQTKSILDYLRGKGKGRQGEDGGDAEGGRNADKKKRQQRKKKDKAADEPDEVEELNKMVVRVLHVSDAPTALTVKVMAEVKDVRPYLVCCVVRGMNLKAGNSLKRFLVAQTKLHDDLCGKRTTATIATHDVQLLKGPLTYDVKPPTQLKIVSLGRKEMTAVELMRHLHLEADELRKQKKRQNVTGLHKYLQLLQGKAFYPCLVDAEGLVISFPPITNSENTKIKKTTKELFLEVTSSTSLQTCKDIMDALIIKMAELNKFTAEHREEAGSDAEGEGPPEPLPSVEASSELIVQQVRTVDQDGNLKVVYPSKTDLSSNDISNLTIVW from the exons ATGGATGACATGGAGACTTGGCCAGAGATAGAGAAAGCTGCGACAGAGAGGAGGCGTGAGCTGGTTTTACAGGGTGCTGGTGTGGACACCAGGATCTCCTCTCATGGCGGACTCACCTCGTCCATCTACTCCCTCACCCTGCTCAACTACCTCGAGGTGAGCCAGTGTCCGAGTTTGACAGAGATCCACGAGGACATTCGGCGGCTGACCAACCTCCAGAGCCTCATCCTGTGCAGGAACAAGCTCGCCTCCTTCCCGGAAGTCATCAGCCTCCTGGGGTCCCTGAAGGTCCTGGACCTGTCGGTGAACAACCTGCAGGTTCTGCCGGAGGGCATCACCCAGCTGAGCGAGCTGAACACCCTCAACGTGAGCTGCAACAGCCTGGAGGTCCTGCCCGACGGCCTGAGCCGCTGCACCAAGCTCTCCACCATCAACGTCTCCAAGAACCGCATCACCCGCTTCCCCGCGGACCTCTACTCGGAGCGGCTGGACCTCCTCAGCTCCCTGGTGGCCTCCGACAACGCCATCGAGGAGCTGAGCGGAGATGTTCACAAGCTGTCTGCTCTGAAG GTTCTGGATCTCTCTGGCAACAAGCTGAAGGAAATCCCGTCTGATCTGAGCGACTGCCCCAAGCTGAAGGAGATCAACTTCAAAGGCAACAAGCTGAACGACAAACGCCTCGAAAAGATGGTCAATGGTTGCCAGACCAAGTCGATCCTCGACTACctcagaggaaaaggaaaagggagacagggagaggatgGAGGTGATGCGGAGGGCGGACGCAAcgcagacaaaaagaaaaggcagcagaggaagaagaaggacaaggcGGCAGACGAACCTGATGAGGTGGAAGAGCTGAACAAGATGGTGGTGAGGGTTCTCCATGTTTCGGACGCGCCCACAGCGCTCACGGTCAAAGTGATGGCGGAAGTGAAGGATGTTCGGCCCTACTTGGTGTGCTGCGTGGTCCGAGGCATGAACCTAAAGGCTGGGAATTCTCTCAAACGGTTCCTCGTGGCTCAG ACCAAGCTTCACGACGATTTGTGTGGTAAAAGGACCACGGCAACCATTGCAACTCATGATGTGCAGCTTCTCAAAGGCCCACTGACGTATGACGTCAAACCCCCCACCCAGCTAAAG ATTGTGTCACTGGGCCGGAAGGAGATGACGGCGGTCGAGCTGATGAGACACCTTCACCTAGAGGCCGACGAACTGAGGAAGCAGAAGAAACGACAGAATGTTACTGGCCTCCACAA ATACCTGCAGCTTTTGCAAGGAAAAGCATTCTATCCCTGCCTAGTTGACGCAGAGGGACTTGTGATCTCATTCCCACCTATTACCAACAGTGAGAAcaccaag ATCAAGAAGACTACCAAAGAGTTGTTTTTGGAAGTGACCAGTTCAACCAGCCTGCAGACCTGTAAAGACATTATGGACGCTCTGATCATA AAAATGGCAGAGTTGAACAAGTTCACAGCGGAGCATCGGGAGGAGGCGGGGTCAGACGCGGAAGGGGAAGGCCCGCCCGAGCCGCTGCCCAGCGTCGAGGCCTCCAGCGAACTGATCGTCCAGCAGGTCCGAACCGTCGACCAAGACGGGAACCTGAAGGTCGTCTACCCGTCGAAGACCGACCTCTCCTCCAACGACATCAGCAATTTGACCATCGTTTGGTAG